Proteins from a single region of Eremothecium gossypii ATCC 10895 chromosome VI, complete sequence:
- a CDS encoding AFR737Wp (NOHBY663; No homolog in Saccharomyces cerevisiae; Syntenic homolog of Kluyveromyces lactis KLLA0C00671g), which translates to MQRASDYEEAIAARFSELEQQIKPIVSKYYLFAGETEWVGEIAESVAGFLAAVQFPLDPESIGFLERLVEYILVFPELTEGWLRASGGQTVPLAEFCRRGFESHEARFETANMRRMIPELEVLNKCLDALVVVGNVSDATGQWLPTLFAELVGMIRTEYYASVDTLVSGSINLFTIRCKTLCDVANLVSRENTLVCLKNAILDHCLADILARHRCLDDEERKQMSYSLLVRFFSAAVSNEFRWPYSKVSEPQTGPVNPPKKRLATILFADDALVRSLVEIVREDLGSKDDTTRLQALFFLGSMVKLKHESIIASLFLAPSEKPEHIDLDNIAQWKRVFFQSDSMPKVPSMPFDMSQSLQWYDWNLAKDSILSELFDVLATSKDDEAVYQAYSVLLDISRQVHGRISDLWVPNGKMISLMEMLLTSGKNDKICTDFVTEMYCIIRACAVMEYITYKCL; encoded by the coding sequence ATGCAGCGAGCGAGCGACTATGAGGAGGCCATCGCGGCGAGATTCAGTGAATTAGAGCAGCAGATTAAGCCGATAGTGTCGAAATACTACCTCTTTGCGGGCGAGACAGAGTGGGTAGGGGAGATCGCGGAGTCAGTGGCGGGGTTTCTAGCGGCGGTGCAGTTTCCACTCGACCCGGAGTCGATTGGGTTTCTCGAGCGGCTAGTGGAGTACATCTTGGTCTTCCCGGAGTTGACAGAGGGGTGGCTTCGCGCGTCAGGCGGGCAGACAGTGCCGCTCGCGGAGTTCTGCCGACGGGGTTTCGAGAGCCACGAGGCTCGGTTTGAGACGGCGAACATGAGAAGGATGATACCCGAGCTAGAGGTCTTGAACAAGTGCTTGGACGCACTCGTGGTGGTGGGGAACGTGAGCGACGCGACGGGGCAGTGGTTGCCGACGCTCTTTGCGGAGCTGGTGGGAATGATCCGCACGGAATACTACGCGAGTGTGGACACGCTGGTGTCGGGTAGCATCAACCTATTCACGATTCGCTGCAAGACGCTATGCGACGTTGCGAACTTGGTTTCACGCGAAAATACGCTTGTGTGTCTAAAGAATGCTATATTGGACCACTGTCTTGCGGACATTCTTGCGCGGCACCGGTGTCTTGACGACGAGGAGAGAAAGCAGATGTCGTACAGCTTGCTTGTGCGGTTCTTCAGCGCGGCGGTGTCAAACGAGTTCCGCTGGCCCTATAGCAAAGTTTCGGAACCCCAAACAGGCCCGGTGAACCCGCCGAAGAAGCGGTTGGCAACCATACTATTTGCAGACGATGCTTTGGTGCGCTCATTGGTGGAGATCGTTCGGGAGGACCTTGGCTCCAAGGATGATACTACGCGCCTTCAGGCTCTCTTTTTCCTTGGGTCCATGGTGAAGCTCAAGCACGAATCTATTATAGCAAGCCTTTTTCTTGCACCTTCCGAGAAGCCGGAGCACATCGATTTGGACAACATTGCTCAGTGGAAGCGGGTCTTTTTTCAGAGCGATTCGATGCCAAAGGTGCCCAGCATGCCTTTTGACATGTCCCAATCTCTTCAATGGTACGATTGGAATCTTGCCAAGGACTCGATTCTAAGCGAACTATTTGACGTTTTAGCCACTAGTAAAGACGACGAGGCAGTATACCAAGCCTACTCTGTTCTCCTTGATATCTCGAGGCAGGTGCACGGTCGTATTTCGGATCTTTGGGTTCCTAACGGTAAAATGATAAGTCTCATGGAGATGCTTCTCACATCCGGTAAGAATGACAAGATCTGTACCGATTTTGTCACGGAAATGTACTGTATCATACGCGCTTGTGCTGTCATGGAGTACATAACTTATAAGTGTCTCTAA
- the ADF1 gene encoding Adf1p (Syntenic homolog of Saccharomyces cerevisiae YCL058W-A (ADF1)): protein MAAFQHRAKRSKNGASAKQGKISKADKKRAKLQVEKLDKRGVLLAELTAAAPAAKTGVLQAASLAQDQRSDAQAQQQRAQERSNVDKKVVQQLEAIAGFSL from the coding sequence ATGGCCGCATTTCAGCATCGGGCAAAGCGATCTAAAAATGGCGCCTCAGCGAAGCAAGGCAAGATATCCAAGGCCGATAAAAAGCGCGCCAAACTGCAAGTCGAGAAGCTCGATAAGCGCGGCGTGCTGCTGGCTGAACTCACCGCCGCTGCCCCGGCAGCTAAGACCGGCGTGCTGCAAGCGGCAAGTCTAGCACAGGATCAGCGTAGCGACGCACAAGCGCAGCAGCAACGCGCGCAGGAACGCAGTAATGTCGATAAAAAAGTGGTTCAGCAACTCGAGGCAATAGCCGGGTTTTCGTTGTAA
- a CDS encoding AFR740Wp (NOHBY666; No homolog in Saccharomyces cerevisiae), protein MGLQTLRASHKPPNKPGHHFRSTQKISFAKLGLLARDRPALLAHKRSFRTVMMISGLCTNAKEHRLRFSVPDLRAMLVTCGPGIRLDGDQRTQCAHRAPLPAAHGVAKWAPARPLSSRIAYMRCSNASNCPPGSGRISSAFHLHWRFCGLSSVGRVEEGRVSFFLRKLLG, encoded by the coding sequence ATGGGGCTGCAGACGCTCAGAGCGAGCCACAAGCCTCCAAACAAGCCGGGCCACCATTTTCGCTCGACGCAAAAGATTTCTTTCGCGAAACTTGGCCTCTTGGCACGTGACCGTCCGGCTCTCCTGGCGCACAAACGTTCTTTCCGGACAGTGATGATGATCTCAGGACTTTGCACGAATGCCAAAGAACACCGCCTGCGGTTCTCTGTGCCCGATCTCAGGGCTATGCTCGTCACCTGTGGCCCGGGGATCAGATTGGACGGCGACCAGCGCACACAGTGCGCACATCGTGCGCCTCTTCCCGCAGCACATGGGGTTGCTAAATgggcgcccgcgcgcccaCTATCTTCCCGAATCGCATACATGCGATGCTCAAACGCATCTAACTGCCCGCCAGGCTCTGGCCGCATCTCGTCCGCCTTTCATTTGCACTGGCGATTTTGCGGACTGTCCTCTGTGGGTAGAGTTGAAGAGGGAAGAGTTTCCTTTTTCTTGCGTAAACTTTTAGGTTAA
- the KAR4 gene encoding Kar4p (Syntenic homolog of Saccharomyces cerevisiae YCL055W (KAR4)), with protein sequence MGVYEEVYGQRAVYEDVKVRKHVSFKPSSRFHSNNYADHYIHTDSYPQAHVKNIENTVEGYPKLQKLFQLKEKQVAKHATTPYGCRVDIDDMVPTLSRWIQRDKLVFDVVMIGCLSDNQFIYPLLTQLPINKLVSKPGFLFIWASAQKINELTRLLNNEGWAKKFRRSEEFVFVPVNKESPFYPGLDQDDEPLFDKMQWHCWMCITGTVRRSTDGHLIHCNVDTDLAIETDATQNGAVPCHVYKVAENFSTATRRLHIIPARTGSENPVRLRPGWVIMSPDVILDNFNAKRYRDDIRQLGSNLPMDNGIESLRPKSPVQKKN encoded by the coding sequence ATGGGCGTGTACGAAGAGGTATATGGTCAGCGGGCGGTGTACGAGGACGTCAAGGTGCGCAAGCACGTGTCGTTCAAGCCTAGCAGCAGGTTCCACAGCAACAACTATGCGGATCATTACATACACACGGATTCATACCCGCAGGCTCATGTCAAGAACATCGAGAACACAGTGGAGGGCTACCCGaagctgcagaagctgTTCCAGCTAAAGGAGAAGCAGGTGGCGAAGCACGCGACGACGCCGTACGGCTGCCGGGTGGACATCGATGACATGGTGCCGACGCTGAGCCGGTGGATCCAGCGGGACAAGCTGGTGTTCGATGTTGTGATGATCGGGTGTCTGAGCGACAACCAGTTCATCTACCCGCTGCTGACGCAGCTGCCGATCAACAAGCTGGTGTCGAAGCCGGGGTTTCTGTTCATCTGGGCCAGCGCCCAGAAGATCAACGAGCTGACGCGGCTGCTGAACAACGAGGGCTGGGCGAAGAAGTTTCGCCGCAGTGAGGAGTTTGTGTTTGTACCGGTGAACAAGGAGTCTCCGTTCTACCCTGGGCTGGACCAGGACGACGAGCCCCTGTTCGACAAGATGCAGTGGCACTGCTGGATGTGTATCACTGGGACGGTGCGGCGGTCGACGGATGGGCACCTGATCCACTGCAACGTAGACACGGATCTGGCGATCGAGACCGACGCGACGCAGAACGGCGCAGTGCCGTGCCACGTGTACAAGGTGGCGGAGAACTTCTCCACGGCCACACGAAGGTTGCATATCATTCCTGCCAGGACGGGGAGCGAAAACCCGGTGCGGTTGCGCCCTGGCTGGGTGATCATGAGCCCGGACGTGATTCTCGATAACTTCAATGCGAAGCGGTACCGCGACGATATCCGGCAATTAGGCTCCAATCTGCCCATGGACAACGGTATCGAGTCCTTGCGGCCTAAGAGCCCGGTGCAAAAGAAAAACTAA
- a CDS encoding AFR739Cp (NOHBY665; No homolog in Saccharomyces cerevisiae; Syntenic homolog of Kluyveromyces lactis KLLA0C00649g) codes for MVLSGKRTRSELKGPFSAKKRPCILNDLQSPTLPRSTFLLSKSRASCETQMRQRDTPSSSGHSDREEAPVHDVMRTDTERASRLGPIPKLDPRLLEAVSQYSDSESVNTRGPGSGRFASPSQLERHASRFNLRHSSPRHSSFSIACSRQRQIPRADIAARERCFDYILQSIDEVWGRYCNTTSTAENEVYDRLGTSVSGVPAIMSSPNCSFYLPIQPTGVAARPRSEPSDDESDSGYKSEITNPTEYETDCDYRKVSKLPQSMKLQSLKDRLVRAKNDLEGSYDSSHWSDCMYFWRRWDMIKYSAVEMMEEDDDDDVIESVIDELEEGRCYNDA; via the coding sequence ATGGTTCTATCAGGCAAACGCACCCGTTCGGAATTGAAGGGGCCGTTTTCGGCGAAGAAGCGCCCGTGCATATTGAATGACCTGCAGTCGCCAACGCTGCCGCGGTCCACGTTCTTGCTCTCAAAGAGCAGGGCGTCATGCGAGACTCAGATGCGGCAGCGTGACACGCCGTCCAGCAGTGGGCATAGCGACCGTGAAGAGGCACCCGTGCATGACGTGATGAGGACCGACACTGAACGGGCTTCACGCTTAGGCCCGATACCGAAGCTAGATCCCAGATTGTTGGAGGCCGTGTCACAGTACTCCGACTCTGAATCTGTAAATACAAGAGGGCCCGGAAGCGGACGGTTTGCATCGCCTTCGCAGCTGGAGCGGCACGCAAGTCGCTTTAATCTCCGGCATTCCTCTCCTCGACACTCGTCTTTCTCTATCGCATGCTCTCGCCAACGACAGATACCGCGTGCTGATATTGCCGCCCGCGAGCGCTGTTTTGACTACATTTTGCAATCCATTGACGAAGTCTGGGGCCGCTACTGCAACACCACGTCCACTGCCGAGAACGAGGTGTACGATCGCCTAGGCACAAGTGTGTCCGGCGTTCCTGCTATCATGAGCAGCCCTAATTGCTCCTTCTATCTGCCCATTCAGCCTACCGGCGTGGCTGCCCGCCCCCGTAGTGAGCCTTCCGATGATGAAAGCGACTCTGGCTACAAATCCGAGATTACAAACCCCACAGAGTACGAAACTGATTGCGACTACCGCAAGGTCTCGAAGTTGCCCCAGTCCATGAAGCTCCAGTCATTGAAGGATCGCTTGGTCAGGGCTAAAAATGATCTTGAGGGTAGCTACGACTCCAGCCACTGGAGTGACTGCATGTACTTCTGGCGGCGCTGGGATATGATTAAGTACTCCGCAGTAGAGATGAtggaggaggacgacgacgatgacgTGATCGAATCTGTGATTGACGAACTCGAGGAGGGTCGTTGCTACAATGATGCATAG
- a CDS encoding chloride channel protein (NOHBY664; No homolog in Saccharomyces cerevisiae; Non-syntenic homolog of Kluyveromyces lactis KLLA0E22605g), translating into MTLAKQGRMKNFGHGVGYQSFEQTVHCRLHTPLEVMKPTKNFYNDFTSVDWVQDYLRNIRYKQRLRSLPGLKGYVLRVSDGVKDWLLIVTVALVSSAIAYAIDVSEQLLVDLKRGYCEGNVVYNEQQCCVAFGCENWRLWSEVFSCNETTRLRGDFVIYIVLSLLLALLAVLITLTTRNETPEGSRTSETAPRAIYCAYGSGVPEVKTILSGFTIRRFLGSYTLLSKSTALVFAIASGLSLGKEGPYVHLATCVGNICSRMFKKFKNDGIERRVILSASAAVGVTLAFGSPLGGVLFSFEEVSYYLPGNQLFKTFFAAITSHLFLIILNPYGTGKAVLFEVSYQSNWRYLEIVLYVLIGAAGGVYGALFNKFVNFWADWFRKKHHMKAYPINEVLLVSLVTALLTFFNPYTNIAVPELLANIAAPCYSKDDFTGDHGLCPKDISIFPKELYPLVYALGVKIVLTSLTFGIKVPAGIYVPSMVIGALFGRIFAMYFQYYAYHYQQYFIFNRICPSLTEDGICVDLGIYAMISAGAFMAGVTRMNITLVTIMFELTSSYNHVVPISIAVAVSLFVANIIEPKALYEMLILKNDFPYLNKCRSHDFSEGEFGLPELITRLDTTGTSHLARIDVSKDNYVSAELLRNTANFVRSGDLIDGSIPVIRHGKLISMLPIPELDLALDELEVFISSAHIRDIHIKVADIEDRTFRFADDDGLNVTPDILAPQYDEQRSETELPLLISADVIIGTLNALCDLRPIIDTTPIMLDIRSPLSLVEYVFMRLGNRTIAIIDNGVLVGILHKKHFIDKCRNRRLL; encoded by the coding sequence ATGACGCTCGCCAAGCAAGGAAGGATGAAAAACTTCGGCCATGGCGTGGGGTACCAATCTTTCGAACAAACAGTGCATTGCAGATTGCATACACCTCTGGAGGTCATGAAACCAACAAAGAATTTTTACAACGATTTCACATCGGTAGACTGGGTACAGGACTATCTTCGAAACATCCGATATAAGCAGCGATTGAGAAGTCTACCTGGACTGAAGGGATATGTCCTCCGAGTTTCGGACGGTGTTAAAGATTGGTTGTTGATCGTCACGGTGGCGCTGGTGTCCTCAGCAATCGCGTACGCTATTGATGTTAGCGAGCAGCTCTTGGTGGACCTGAAGCGGGGTTATTGCGAGGGGAACGTAGTTTACAATGAGCAGCAGTGTTGCGTGGCCTTCGGATGCGAAAACTGGCGGCTATGGTCTGAGGTATTTAGTTGCAATGAGACGACGAGGCTGCGGGGAGACTTTGTCATCTATATTGTACTTAGCTTGCTGTTGGCGTTGCTGGCAGTTCTAATCACACTGACCACACGTAATGAAACACCAGAAGGATCACGTACAAGTGAAACAGCGCCGCGTGCCATATACTGTGCATATGGTAGCGGAGTACCCGAGGTGAAGACAATTCTGTCGGGGTTCACTATTAGGCGTTTCCTAGGTTCATACACGCTTTTAAGCAAGTCAACTGCACTTGTATTTGCAATTGCGTCTGGTCTCTCTCTTGGGAAGGAAGGTCCGTATGTTCATCTAGCAACTTGCGTGGGAAATATTTGTTCGCGGATGTTTAAGAAGTTCAAGAATGACGGTATCGAAAGGCGCGTAATACTTTCGGCTTCCGCTGCAGTGGGGGTAACGCTGGCGTTTGGCTCACCTCTTGGGGGGGTTTTGTTTTCCTTTGAGGAGGTGAGCTATTATCTTCCAGGTAATCAGCTTTTCAAAACGTTCTTCGCAGCAATCACCAGTCACCTATTTCTTATAATTCTTAACCCATACGGCACAGGAAAGGCTGTTTTATTTGAGGTATCATACCAATCTAACTGGAGATATTTGGAGATTGTTCTATATGTGCTAATCGGTGCAGCAGGTGGTGTTTATGGTGCCTTATTCAACAAGTTCGTGAATTTCTGGGCTGATTGGTTCAGGAAAAAACACCATATGAAGGCCTATCCTATTAATGAGGTTCTTCTGGTTTCACTGGTAACCGCTTTGCTAACATTTTTCAACCCCTACACTAATATAGCTGTTCCGGAGTTGCTAGCGAATATAGCTGCTCCATGTTACTCCAAGGATGACTTTACTGGCGATCATGGTTTATGCCCGAAGGACATATCTATATTTCCTAAAGAGCTATATCCTCTCGTCTATGCGTTAGGTGTCAAAATTGTGCTGACCAGTTTGACCTTTGGGATTAAAGTCCCTGCTGGCATATATGTTCCTTCGATGGTGATCGGAGCCCTTTTTGGCAGGATTTTTGCGATGTATTTCCAGTACTATGCCTATCACTACCAACAATACTTCATATTCAACCGCATTTGTCCATCTCTTACGGAAGATGGGATATGCGTTGATCTAGGCATATATGCTATGATATCTGCAGGAGCTTTCATGGCGGGTGTTACAAGAATGAACATTACGCTTGTCACGATAATGTTTGAGCTCACTTCGTCTTACAACCACGTCGTACCAATATCTATTGCAGTTGCCGTATCGTTATTCGTTGCTAATATCATTGAGCCTAAGGCGCTGTACGAAATGCTCATCTTGAAGAACGATTTCCCTTATCTGAACAAATGCCGATCACATGATTTCAGCGAGGGCGAGTTCGGTCTACCTGAATTAATAACGCGACTGGATACTACAGGAACATCCCATCTAGCGAGAATCGATGTCAGCAAAGATAACTATGTGTCAGCAGAGTTGTTAAGAAATACTGCAAATTTTGTCCGCAGTGGCGACCTAATAGACGGTTCAATCCCAGTGATCAGACATGGCAAGCTGATTTCGATGCTTCCGATACCGGAATTGGATCTAGCTCTAGATGAGTTAGAGGTTTTTATCTCCTCGGCCCATATAAGAGACATTCACATTAAGGTTGCAGATATCGAAGATCGTACCTTCAGATTTGCTGATGATGATGGTCTAAACGTGACACCAGATATTCTAGCCCCCCAATACGACGAACAGCGGAGCGAAACTGAGTTGCCACTACTGATCAGTGCGGATGTGATAATTGGTACATTAAATGCGCTGTGTGACTTGAGACCAATTATTGATACTACACCGATTATGTTGGATATACGTTCCCCGCTTTCTCTCGTTGAATATGTGTTCATGAGGCTTGGAAATAGAACAATTGCCATAATTGATAACGGCGTCCTGGTTGGCATTCTTCACAAAAAGCACTTTATTGATAAGTGTAGGAACAGGAGGCTACTCTAG
- the MIC10 gene encoding Mic10p (Syntenic homolog of Saccharomyces cerevisiae YCL057C-A (MOS1)), whose protein sequence is MSGQLEVSAPSRSILNDKWDVVLSNLVVKTGLGFGAGVFASVLFFKRRAFPVWLGVGFGLGRGYAEGDAIFRSHAGLRAVRA, encoded by the coding sequence ATGTCAGGACAATTGGAAGTTAGTGCACCATCTAGATCGATTTTAAACGACAAGTGGGACGTTGTTCTGTCGAACCTGGTGGTCAAGACCGGGCTAGGGTTCGGCGCGGGCGTCTTCGCTTCTGTGCTGTTCTTCAAGAGACGGGCTTTCCCAGTGTGGCTAGGCGTGGGCTTCGGGCTGGGCCGCGGATACGCGGAGGGTGATGCAATTTTCCGCTCACACGCCGGGCTCCGCGCGGTCCGTGCATGA
- a CDS encoding AFR741Wp (NOHBY667; No homolog in Saccharomyces cerevisiae; Syntenic homolog of Kluyveromyces thermotolerans KLTH0F00594g) gives MEKSETTDEKLAKLKAIIPSADTEALLDVLVCCGGNLEEAAALLRNGIDPADEKDARPLKKPRLQTQQSLSRYFGLKKSPVPALGGRPIVLHGKRDIEGALRYCTYHTNVLPAALAERLLEVVMTDERAKPNEFYLFGSRCVTNCRTLLYGNLDPADAGRVFYNGRISTLTSYNADLCEAQRIVEHLVNAELAKRAKLPFQVPAGSWRCPVAVANIYEKDSDLQWHSDRLTYIGPHAIVASLTLGFEREFRLRRVYPADSQIYSIPLAHNSVLIMHAGCQEEFKHCVPPLGKRKKVSAAELHPISGSVRVSLTFRHYKVDFPRDALCPECGYPMDLRRTYKTPSKRGHYIWICSRGYSSGNDKSVESFCKGIKYACVDASPPVTDIESEGNVWLADDDFEALNFRKS, from the coding sequence ATGGAAAAGAGCGAAACAACCGATGAGAAACTGGCAAAGCTGAAAGCCATCATTCCCTCGGCTGACACAGAGGCACTATTGGATGTGTTAGTGTGCTGTGGAGGCAATCTGGAAGAGGCCGCTGCCTTACTCCGAAATGGCATAGATCCAGCAGATGAGAAGGACGCAAGGCCGCTGAAGAAGCCGCGTCTACAAACACAACAGTCACTAAGCCGGTACTTTGGGCTAAAGAAGTCTCCAGTGCCTGCGCTGGGCGGGCGGCCCATTGTGCTTCATGGAAAGCGCGACATCGAGGGTGCATTGCGTTATTGTACGTATCACACCAATGTGCTCCCGGCGGCACTAGCCGAGAGGCTCCTAGAAGTGGTAATGACAGATGAGCGGGCGAAGCCTAATGAGTTCTACCTTTTTGGTAGCCGGTGTGTGACAAATTGCCGGACGCTGCTTTACGGGAACCTGGATCCCGCGGACGCAGGGCGCGTCTTCTATAACGGACGCATAAGCACCCTGACCTCGTACAATGCGGATCTTTGTGAAGCGCAGCGTATTGTCGAGCATCTGGTCAATGCAGAACTAGCAAAACGCGCAAAGCTGCCCTTTCAGGTACCAGCTggcagctggcgctgccCGGTAGCTGTCGCAAATATTTACGAGAAGGACAGCGACCTGCAGTGGCACTCGGACCGCTTGACGTATATCGGGCCCCATGCAATTGTCGCTTCCCTTACGTTGGGCTTCGAGCGTGAGTTCCGGCTCCGGCGCGTTTACCCTGCGGACTCGCAGATTTATTCTATCCCACTCGCCCATAACTCGGTGCTGATTATGCATGCAGGGTGCCAAGAAGAATTTAAGCATTGTGTCCCACCTCTCGGTAAGCGCAAAAAGGTGTCAGCAGCCGAGTTGCATCCTATCTCCGGATCAGTCCGCGTGAGTCTGACCTTTCGCCACTACAAGGTGGATTTTCCTCGTGATGCACTGTGCCCAGAATGCGGCTACCCCATGGATTTGCGCCGAACGTACAAGACCCCGTCCAAACGCGGGCACTACATATGGATATGCTCACGCGGATATAGCTCAGGAAACGATAAAAGCGTCGAAAGCTTCTGTAAGGGTATCAAGTACGCTTGCGTTGACGCATCTCCACCAGTCACCGATATCGAGTCCGAGGGCAACGTTTGGTTAGCAGATGATGACTTCGAGGCGCTAAATTTTCGTAAGTCATGA
- a CDS encoding AFR735Wp (NOHBY662; No homolog in Saccharomyces cerevisiae; Syntenic homolog of Kluyveromyces lactis KLLA0C00715g) has translation MVGYPFDSIEFTKTPPAPTPASAGAKYGVRTTDSPTIANAPLPAEGSSSKHFSNTMMMGLVFGIPFYVNYKLGGGNFAYLFWTTVFALPTLMSYWTLASKYSPRLNEKCMLPGKPIEHYLTFHDEDLAKKYHGKKIPMETFHELYFANKVSFNGDALEILEYRHDWAEFSFTLSLFRFFLLGMIPEMIMHTRSQDEEQVRGHYDRGDDFYAWFLGPRMVYTSGVISDADVEESLEQLQDNKLKVVCEKLNLHPGEHVLDLGCGWGTFATYASKVYGAKVTGITLGKNQTAWGNGKLKLQGVPETQSRIVCCDYRDTPLVEGGNRYNKIVCLEMAEHVGVRKFGAFLQQVYDMLDDEGIFYLQYAGLRKPWQYEDLIWGLFMNKYIFPGADASTPLDFVISKLEATGFETVSVDNIGVHYSATIWRWYRNWIGNKDKVLEKYGIRWFRIWEYFLSYSTIISRQGSATCYQIVLRKNINAHHRIEYFAKQKGILGPIAEGVENWFK, from the coding sequence ATGGTAGGGTATCCGTTTGACTCCATTGAATTTACCAAGACGCCTCCGGCGCCAACACCAGCTTCTGCAGGGGCGAAGTACGGAGTGCGGACGACCGATTCACCCACAATCGCCAATGCGCCATTGCCTGCCGAGGGCTCTTCCTCTAAGCACTTTTCGAATACGATGATGATGGGTTTGGTATTTGGCATTCCGTTTTACGTGAACTACAAGCTTGGAGGAGGGAATTTTGCCTATTTGTTCTGGACGACGGTATTTGCTCTTCCTACCTTGATGTCTTACTGGACGCTTGCATCCAAGTATAGCCCACGTCTAAACGAGAAGTGTATGCTTCCAGGTAAGCCAATTGAGCACTACTTGACGTTCCATGACGAGGATCTGGCCAAGAAGTACCACGGCAAAAAAATACCTATGGAGACGTTCCATGAACTCTATTTTGCGAACAAGGTTTCCTTCAACGGTGATGCATTGGAAATTCTGGAATACCGTCACGATTGGGCCGAGTTTTCCTTCACTTTGTCTTTGTTCCGGTTCTTCTTGCTGGGCATGATCCCCGAGATGATCATGCACACTAGATCGCAGGATGAAGAGCAGGTGAGAGGGCACTACGACCGTGGTGATGATTTTTACGCTTGGTTCCTGGGCCCTAGAATGGTCTACACCAGTGGCGTGATCTCTGACGCCGATGTTGAGGAGTCTTTGGAGCAATTACAGGATAACAAGCTGAAGGTGGTCTGTGAAAAGTTGAACCTGCACCCAGGGGAACATGTTCTCGACCTTGGTTGTGGCTGGGGAACCTTTGCCACTTATGCTTCTAAGGTTTATGGCGCCAAGGTTACTGGGATTACTCTCGGCAAGAACCAAACTGCATGGGGAAATGGGAAATTGAAACTGCAAGGTGTTCCTGAGACGCAGTCGCGGATTGTCTGCTGCGACTACAGGGACACGCCGTTGGTTGAAGGCGGGAACAGGTACAACAAGATCGTCTGTTTGGAGATGGCTGAGCACGTTGGTGTCAGAAAGTTTGGCGCTTTCTTGCAGCAAGTATACGACATGCTAGACGATGAGGGTATTTTTTACTTGCAATATGCCGGATTACGGAAGCCATGGCAATATGAAGACTTGATCTGGGGTCTTTTCATGAACAAGTACATCTTCCCCGGTGCAGACGCGTCGACGCCGCTGGACTTTGTGATCTCTAAGTTGGAAGCGACTGGGTTTGAGACTGTTTCGGTTGACAATATCGGTGTTCACTATTCTGCCACCATCTGGAGATGGTACAGAAACTGGATCGGTAACAAGGACAAGGTCTTGGAAAAGTATGGGATCAGGTGGTTCCGCATTTGGGAGTACTTCTTGAGCTACTCCACCATTATCTCGAGACAGGGTTCTGCCACCTGCTACCAGATTGTACTAAGAAAAAATATTAACGCTCACCACCGTATCGAATACTTCGCGAAGCAGAAGGGCATTCTAGGTCCAATAGCGGAGGGCGTGGAAAACTGGTTCAAGTAA
- a CDS encoding AFR742Wp (NOHBY668; No homolog in Saccharomyces cerevisiae; Syntenic homolog of Kluyveromyces lactis KLLA0C00594g), whose product MDSQHLAISLLRSSNVIRTVEEMNREGEESGGQNPASLEEHLIAGLQSITAIFDGLYLLRMVGLIGDNNFIYRRVMRNKLDSKIRLASLLLLARKSLRDLLKLIQVRHALSVESEAAVIPMHSERFTKTIRTKFEESMAKLNDRIRGVIVDLVDNVLYMVLIIIELRKLDMSRKYRVLLQTLSSIFAAMNLSRYSSSIVH is encoded by the coding sequence ATGGACTCACAACACCTTGCTATCTCACTTTTACGGTCCAGTAATGTTATTCGAACGGTTGAGGAAATGAATAGGGAGGGCGAAGAGTCAGGTGGCCAGAACCCAGCCTCTCTAGAAGAACACTTAATTGCCGGACTGCAGTCCATCACAGCGATATTTGACGGACTATACCTACTGCGAATGGTAGGTCTTATTGGAGACAACAACTTTATATACAGGAGGGTTATGCGGAATAAACTGGACTCGAAGATAAGACTAGCAAGCCTTCTCCTACTGGCCCGTAAATCACTCCGGGATTTGCTGAAGCTCATACAGGTTCGCCACGCCTTGTCTGTGGAATCAGAGGCGGCGGTCATTCCGATGCACTCCGAAAGGTTCACCAAGACTATTCGCACTAAATTCGAGGAAAGTATGGCGAAACTCAACGACAGGATCAGAGGTGTAATTGTTGATTTGGTTGACAATGTTCTGTATATGGTGCTTATTATCATTGAACTTCGGAAGCTGGATATGAGTCGCAAATACCGTGTGCTGTTGCAGACGTTGTCAAGTATATTTGCAGCCATGAATCTTTCGCGGTATTCGTCCTCCATCGTGCATTAA